From a region of the Salinispira pacifica genome:
- a CDS encoding FapA family protein, whose product MVVDGQFSFSVSQDGLIAHGSFTPPAKGGRALNIEDIEKELQAEGIVHGVDWEQIRSSLYRSNHEHVRITGVVIARGTPPKDQIPATLLFSPVLRSQSRIFRQIDGSGEYHPPGDDEEIYEKDVHSIQGKVDHRETKSIEVIHENQLLAKPVPIRPGKEGHTVRGETLPFGEVGLKSLEPGLNTRVDDGGNVYAGVSGRLIWDKERFGVDTNIEISGDVGYATGNIRFPGNIILKGQVQDGFRIWVGGNLESKSTIDAFEIFCKGDISCAEGIIGRGKAVVRAKGKLSAKFIEHCTVDVFDDISIARAIVQSRVNCRGNITCEKGKIVGGSTTLSGLLRADELGNDAELRTVIHAGVDFVARRKLEYNRQRYQELELKEQKLRERAAHEPKGPVSGNIPHERIPDLIRRLAEEKASIQEEIAQALENTASMPDSAIEVQGRVHPGVIIRFANLELIIREDLQKKRFTVSEEGDRILTEDL is encoded by the coding sequence ATGGTAGTGGATGGACAATTCAGTTTCTCTGTCTCACAGGATGGTCTCATTGCCCACGGAAGCTTCACACCGCCGGCAAAGGGCGGGCGTGCTTTAAATATAGAAGATATTGAAAAGGAACTGCAGGCAGAAGGCATTGTCCACGGTGTGGACTGGGAACAGATCAGGAGCAGCCTGTACCGAAGCAACCACGAACATGTACGTATTACCGGAGTGGTAATTGCCAGGGGCACGCCTCCGAAAGATCAGATACCCGCAACGCTTCTTTTCAGCCCGGTACTCAGAAGCCAAAGCAGAATATTCCGCCAGATCGACGGTTCGGGTGAGTATCATCCTCCGGGAGACGATGAAGAAATTTATGAGAAGGATGTCCACAGCATTCAGGGGAAGGTCGATCACCGGGAGACGAAAAGTATCGAAGTGATCCATGAAAATCAGCTCCTGGCCAAGCCCGTTCCGATACGTCCCGGCAAAGAGGGGCATACTGTGCGGGGTGAAACCCTTCCCTTCGGTGAGGTTGGCTTGAAATCCCTTGAACCGGGACTTAATACCCGGGTTGATGACGGGGGAAACGTCTACGCAGGGGTTTCGGGCCGTCTCATATGGGATAAGGAACGTTTCGGTGTGGATACCAACATAGAAATATCCGGAGATGTGGGGTATGCCACCGGAAATATCCGCTTTCCCGGCAATATAATTCTCAAAGGGCAGGTTCAGGATGGTTTCCGCATATGGGTGGGGGGGAATTTGGAGTCCAAATCCACCATCGATGCGTTTGAAATTTTCTGCAAGGGAGATATCAGCTGCGCAGAGGGAATCATCGGCCGGGGCAAAGCAGTGGTCCGGGCCAAGGGCAAGCTCAGCGCCAAATTCATTGAACACTGCACGGTGGATGTGTTTGATGATATCTCCATTGCCAGGGCGATTGTTCAGTCCAGAGTGAACTGCAGGGGGAATATCACCTGCGAAAAAGGGAAGATTGTTGGAGGCTCAACCACCCTTTCGGGACTTCTCCGGGCAGATGAACTGGGAAACGATGCGGAGCTTCGAACGGTAATTCATGCCGGGGTGGATTTTGTGGCCCGGCGGAAGCTTGAGTACAACCGACAGCGCTACCAGGAACTGGAACTCAAGGAACAAAAGCTACGGGAACGGGCGGCCCATGAACCAAAGGGCCCGGTATCCGGAAATATCCCCCATGAACGCATTCCCGATCTGATTCGACGCCTGGCTGAGGAAAAAGCATCTATTCAGGAAGAGATCGCCCAGGCACTGGAGAACACGGCCTCCATGCCCGATTCGGCCATCGAGGTTCAGGGCAGGGTTCATCCCGGGGTAATTATCAGATTTGCCAACCTGGAGCTGATCATTCGTGAAGATCTACAGAAGAAACGTTTTACCGTAAGTGAAGAAGGTGACCGCATACTCACTGAAGATCTGTAA
- a CDS encoding DUF1697 domain-containing protein: MQWVALLRGINVGGRNKVPMKELRHSLEKEGFSRVKSYIASGNIILNSSSHTGRELTGTIETILQRDFSVDTRVLILRGSKFQQIAEAIPGDWENDKEQKSDVLFLFPEDDSRDILSRVPPREGIDTAHYVPGALLWNVLRRNQGKTGLQKITSTDIYKSLTIRNVNTVRKISSMLNQDS, translated from the coding sequence ATGCAGTGGGTTGCATTACTCAGGGGAATCAATGTCGGCGGGCGGAACAAAGTTCCCATGAAAGAGCTGCGGCACAGTCTTGAGAAAGAAGGTTTCAGCCGGGTGAAAAGCTATATTGCTTCGGGAAATATTATTCTGAACTCATCCAGCCATACCGGCCGGGAGTTGACCGGGACAATCGAAACCATTCTGCAAAGGGATTTTTCTGTTGATACAAGGGTGTTGATCCTCCGGGGATCGAAGTTTCAGCAGATTGCCGAAGCAATACCCGGAGATTGGGAGAACGATAAGGAACAGAAAAGCGATGTTTTGTTCCTGTTTCCCGAAGACGACTCCCGGGATATTCTCAGCCGGGTTCCACCCCGGGAGGGCATAGATACGGCTCATTATGTTCCCGGCGCCCTCCTATGGAATGTTTTACGCCGTAATCAGGGAAAAACAGGCCTCCAGAAAATTACTAGCACAGATATCTATAAAAGCCTCACGATCCGGAACGTCAATACCGTCAGAAAAATATCTTCAATGCTGAACCAGGACTCCTGA
- a CDS encoding acetyl-CoA C-acetyltransferase has translation MKSRNVVIVGGARIPFSRSFTDYFGKTNHELAVPPLKALVERYDLKGERIGEVVMGAVIGHSDEIAIAREAALDSGLDPHTPAYDVRQACGTSLEGVIAVANKIALGQIEVGIAGGVDTNSDIPVEFTRRFTHYLMRLNAAKGGWKRFTQALKFRLGMLKPRIPAVVERRTGKRMGDHAEMMAKDWKLSREDQDTLAVESHHKAAKAYEDNFFDDLVIPFQGLDRDTFLRPKTSVEKISSLRPAFDRENGTLTAANSSPLSDGSAAVLLASEEEAKKRGWPILAKIVDAQTAAVDFVNGEGLLIAPTYAVSEMLQRNNMKLQDFDFYEIHEAFAAQVLATLNAWESEEYCREKLGLDKPLGSIDRSKLNVHGSSIALGHPYAATGARITATLGKLLSQEKGKRGLISICTAGGMGVTAILESPE, from the coding sequence GTGAAATCAAGAAACGTTGTTATCGTCGGAGGGGCAAGAATTCCCTTCAGCAGGTCATTTACCGATTATTTCGGGAAAACAAACCATGAGCTTGCAGTTCCCCCCCTGAAAGCACTGGTGGAGCGGTATGATCTGAAAGGTGAGCGGATTGGTGAAGTGGTTATGGGTGCGGTAATCGGCCACAGCGATGAGATTGCCATTGCCCGGGAAGCAGCCCTGGACAGCGGTCTGGATCCCCACACCCCGGCCTACGATGTACGGCAGGCCTGCGGCACCAGTCTCGAGGGTGTGATTGCCGTAGCGAACAAGATTGCGCTGGGCCAGATTGAAGTGGGGATTGCTGGCGGTGTGGATACCAACAGCGATATCCCCGTTGAGTTCACCCGAAGGTTTACACACTATCTTATGCGGCTGAATGCTGCCAAAGGCGGGTGGAAGCGGTTCACACAGGCCTTGAAATTCCGTCTGGGTATGCTGAAGCCCCGCATTCCTGCGGTTGTAGAGCGGCGTACCGGCAAGCGCATGGGCGATCATGCGGAAATGATGGCCAAAGACTGGAAGCTCAGCCGGGAGGACCAGGATACGCTTGCGGTTGAGAGTCATCATAAGGCGGCGAAGGCGTATGAAGACAATTTTTTCGATGACCTGGTAATTCCTTTCCAGGGGCTCGACCGGGATACCTTCCTCCGTCCCAAAACCAGTGTTGAAAAAATCTCCTCCCTCAGGCCGGCGTTTGACCGGGAGAACGGAACACTCACCGCCGCCAACTCATCTCCCCTGAGCGACGGTTCTGCAGCGGTGCTGTTAGCCAGTGAAGAGGAAGCCAAAAAACGGGGCTGGCCCATCCTGGCGAAAATTGTGGACGCCCAGACTGCAGCGGTTGATTTTGTAAACGGGGAAGGGTTGCTGATTGCACCAACATATGCGGTGAGCGAAATGCTTCAACGAAACAACATGAAGCTTCAGGATTTTGACTTCTATGAAATTCATGAGGCTTTTGCCGCACAGGTGCTCGCCACCCTTAATGCCTGGGAAAGTGAAGAGTACTGCCGGGAAAAACTGGGTCTGGACAAGCCTCTGGGAAGCATTGACCGGAGTAAACTGAACGTTCACGGTTCAAGTATCGCATTGGGGCATCCGTATGCCGCAACCGGCGCTCGGATTACCGCAACCCTGGGGAAACTCCTCAGCCAAGAGAAGGGAAAACGGGGGCTCATAAGCATTTGTACCGCCGGAGGCATGGGCGTTACCGCCATTCTTGAAAGTCCCGAATAG
- a CDS encoding DUF2059 domain-containing protein, which yields MKRITAIVFFLILAFSLSGQSKADDIQTLLELTNSADLSRQVIEMLIPQYQSMVPDVPGEYWQGLIDEFNGDELMGLIIPIYDRNFTHDEIKDLIAFYESPTGRRFIELQPKIMQESMEAGQKWGMELAQRIQQRLVDDGHLSL from the coding sequence ATGAAACGTATTACAGCTATTGTGTTTTTTCTGATATTGGCGTTCTCCCTCTCCGGCCAGAGCAAGGCGGACGATATCCAAACCCTTCTGGAGCTCACAAATTCTGCGGATCTGAGTCGTCAGGTAATTGAAATGCTCATTCCTCAGTATCAGTCAATGGTTCCGGATGTTCCCGGTGAATACTGGCAGGGTCTCATAGACGAATTCAACGGGGACGAGCTGATGGGGCTTATTATCCCCATATACGACAGAAATTTCACCCACGATGAAATCAAGGATCTGATTGCCTTTTACGAGAGCCCCACCGGACGGCGTTTTATTGAGCTACAGCCGAAAATTATGCAGGAGTCCATGGAAGCGGGACAGAAATGGGGTATGGAGCTGGCTCAGCGGATTCAGCAGCGATTGGTTGACGACGGGCATTTAAGCCTCTGA
- the argR gene encoding arginine repressor, with protein sequence MKERTQRLKAIKRIIRSHRINSQETLLNHLVRDGFNVTQATLSRDLKLLKVGKISEGADGYYYSLPSEEERKESEHSYVLDFQRGFVSIDFSQNMGVIRTLPGHAGSVALALDSIAFEDVLGTIAGDDTVVIIIREGVSNAQMMEILRGKFPDLDE encoded by the coding sequence GTGAAAGAACGAACTCAGCGACTCAAAGCGATCAAACGGATAATCCGAAGCCATCGGATCAACAGTCAGGAAACACTTCTAAACCACCTCGTACGTGATGGGTTCAACGTCACCCAGGCCACCCTTTCCAGGGATTTAAAGCTCCTGAAAGTGGGGAAAATTTCCGAAGGGGCTGACGGCTACTACTACAGCCTTCCCAGTGAGGAAGAACGCAAGGAATCTGAACACAGCTATGTCCTGGATTTCCAGCGCGGATTTGTATCCATCGATTTTTCCCAGAACATGGGAGTGATCCGTACTCTTCCCGGCCATGCAGGCTCTGTGGCCCTGGCTCTGGACAGCATAGCGTTCGAGGATGTGCTGGGGACCATTGCAGGAGACGACACCGTGGTAATAATCATCCGGGAAGGTGTCAGCAATGCCCAG
- a CDS encoding DUF2007 domain-containing protein: MKTVCAFETRDHFTALSAKELLESNGIQCLIPNMFHGGLQPHLSLSAVSYRVLVDPEDLEVARDLIQGFSVKMQDEHPEWSESEQLHRLVYHCPECKSTDISESPAIRGFSDLMKLIIRMSPESSKYLKLRCRSCGFSWEIMRT; this comes from the coding sequence ATGAAGACTGTTTGTGCTTTTGAAACACGGGATCATTTTACGGCACTCAGCGCCAAAGAACTTCTTGAATCCAACGGGATTCAATGTTTAATTCCCAACATGTTTCACGGCGGCCTTCAGCCTCACCTAAGTCTTTCGGCAGTCAGCTACCGCGTTCTTGTGGACCCGGAAGATCTGGAAGTCGCCAGGGATCTGATTCAGGGTTTTTCGGTGAAGATGCAGGATGAGCATCCCGAATGGTCGGAGTCCGAACAGCTGCACCGGCTGGTCTACCACTGTCCCGAATGCAAAAGCACAGATATTTCAGAATCTCCGGCCATTCGCGGCTTTTCGGATCTGATGAAGCTCATAATCCGTATGTCCCCTGAATCCAGCAAATACCTCAAACTCCGCTGCCGCAGCTGCGGCTTCAGCTGGGAGATCATGAGAACATAG
- a CDS encoding NAD(P)-dependent oxidoreductase yields the protein MTLTIFGSTGKTGQYLVKMALEAGYRVRAFARTPEKMEIRHDNLQVVAGNALEYSSVREAVKGSDAVFSLIGVTPGSEQNSFLMAMQNIVAGMREEGVSRLIMSAGAGVGDPNDRPDFMGRLMGGLIRLIAPKAYHDGLETASYIRSCTDIQWSMIRVPMLSDKAPRQPQIRQGFLGVNTGHSLYRKDMADVMLRELKEGKHIHQAPVYSN from the coding sequence ATGACACTTACCATATTCGGATCAACCGGAAAAACCGGACAATATCTGGTAAAAATGGCACTTGAAGCCGGGTACAGGGTACGAGCCTTTGCACGGACTCCGGAAAAGATGGAAATTCGCCACGACAATCTCCAGGTGGTGGCAGGTAATGCTCTGGAGTATTCTTCGGTACGTGAGGCAGTGAAGGGCAGCGATGCAGTGTTCAGTTTAATCGGCGTCACCCCCGGGAGTGAGCAGAACAGTTTTCTCATGGCTATGCAGAACATTGTGGCCGGGATGAGGGAAGAGGGCGTTTCACGACTGATAATGTCTGCAGGGGCAGGGGTGGGAGATCCCAACGATCGCCCCGATTTTATGGGCAGGCTGATGGGAGGGCTCATACGGCTCATTGCACCGAAAGCATACCATGACGGACTGGAGACCGCATCCTACATCAGAAGCTGTACGGACATTCAATGGTCCATGATCCGGGTTCCCATGCTCAGCGATAAAGCTCCCCGGCAGCCGCAGATCCGGCAGGGATTTCTGGGAGTAAATACCGGACATTCCCTGTACCGAAAAGATATGGCTGATGTGATGCTCAGAGAACTCAAGGAGGGAAAACACATTCACCAGGCTCCGGTTTACTCCAACTGA
- the groL gene encoding chaperonin GroEL (60 kDa chaperone family; promotes refolding of misfolded polypeptides especially under stressful conditions; forms two stacked rings of heptamers to form a barrel-shaped 14mer; ends can be capped by GroES; misfolded proteins enter the barrel where they are refolded when GroES binds), producing the protein MAKQLQFNEEARRNLLRGVEKLSNAVKVTLGPKGRNVLLDKKFGAPTVTKDGVSVAKEIELEDPYENMGAQLLKEVATKTNDVAGDGTTTATVLAYSIIREGLKSVAAGVNPMGLKRGIDSAVESAVAEIRKLKKDIKDKEEIAQVAAISANNDHVIGEEIANAMEKVGKDGVITVEESKTIDTTVDFVEGMQFDRGYLSAYFATNRDTMTTVMENPYILIHDKKISSMKDLLPILEKIAQSGKALLIIAEDVDGEALSTLVVNSIRGTINVCAVKAPGFGDRRKAMLEDIAILTGGTVISEELGMKLENADISMLGQAKSIKVDKENTTIINGEGKAADIKDRIAQIKAQIAETTSDYDREKLQERLAKLAGGVAVINVGAATEVELKEKKHRVEDALSATRAAIEEGIIPGGGASLIQVVPAMEKIDLSKLPEDEKIGFKIVTRALEEPIRQIAINAGLDGAVVANQAKAEKKGVGFDAYNMEWVDMLKSGIIDPAKVTRSALQNAASIASLLLTTECAITDLPEKEEPAPAAGGGMGGMGGMPMM; encoded by the coding sequence ATGGCTAAACAACTACAGTTCAATGAAGAAGCACGGAGAAATCTGCTTCGTGGTGTGGAGAAACTCTCCAATGCGGTTAAGGTAACCCTGGGTCCCAAGGGTCGGAATGTACTGTTGGACAAGAAGTTTGGTGCACCTACCGTAACGAAAGACGGTGTATCTGTGGCAAAGGAAATTGAGCTGGAAGATCCCTATGAAAACATGGGAGCTCAGCTTCTCAAGGAAGTTGCTACAAAAACCAATGACGTTGCCGGTGACGGTACCACAACCGCAACGGTACTTGCCTACAGTATTATCCGTGAGGGTCTGAAATCTGTTGCTGCCGGGGTTAATCCCATGGGTCTGAAGCGGGGAATCGATTCCGCTGTTGAGAGCGCAGTTGCTGAAATTCGCAAACTCAAAAAAGACATCAAGGACAAGGAAGAAATTGCACAGGTTGCAGCAATTTCCGCCAATAACGATCATGTGATTGGTGAAGAAATTGCAAATGCCATGGAAAAAGTGGGTAAAGACGGTGTAATCACCGTTGAAGAAAGCAAGACCATCGATACCACTGTGGATTTCGTGGAAGGTATGCAGTTTGACCGCGGATATCTCTCCGCATATTTTGCTACCAACCGGGATACCATGACCACTGTTATGGAAAATCCCTACATTCTTATCCATGACAAGAAAATCAGCAGCATGAAAGATCTTCTGCCCATTCTTGAAAAGATTGCTCAGTCCGGTAAAGCGCTTCTGATTATCGCCGAGGATGTTGACGGCGAAGCTCTTTCCACCCTTGTGGTAAACAGCATTCGCGGAACCATTAACGTATGTGCTGTAAAAGCACCCGGTTTCGGTGACCGCCGAAAGGCCATGCTGGAAGATATCGCCATCCTTACCGGCGGTACCGTTATCAGCGAAGAGCTGGGCATGAAGCTGGAAAATGCCGATATCAGCATGCTGGGTCAGGCCAAGAGCATCAAGGTTGATAAAGAAAACACCACCATTATCAACGGCGAGGGAAAGGCTGCAGACATCAAGGACCGGATTGCACAGATCAAGGCACAGATTGCCGAAACCACCTCGGATTATGATCGTGAAAAGCTGCAGGAACGACTTGCCAAGCTGGCAGGCGGTGTAGCGGTGATCAATGTTGGTGCGGCTACCGAAGTTGAGCTGAAAGAGAAGAAGCACCGTGTTGAAGATGCTCTCTCTGCAACCCGCGCGGCGATTGAAGAGGGAATTATTCCCGGCGGTGGAGCTAGCCTGATTCAGGTTGTACCCGCTATGGAAAAAATCGATCTCTCCAAGCTTCCTGAAGACGAGAAAATCGGATTCAAAATCGTTACCCGTGCCCTTGAAGAGCCGATCCGTCAGATCGCCATTAATGCCGGACTGGACGGTGCAGTGGTTGCCAACCAAGCCAAGGCGGAAAAGAAAGGTGTAGGTTTCGACGCGTACAACATGGAATGGGTGGATATGCTGAAGAGCGGTATTATTGACCCCGCCAAGGTGACCCGTTCTGCTCTTCAGAATGCGGCTTCCATCGCAAGTCTGCTTCTTACAACAGAATGCGCAATCACCGATCTTCCCGAGAAGGAAGAACCCGCTCCTGCCGCCGGCGGCGGAATGGGTGGAATGGGCGGTATGCCCATGATGTAA
- a CDS encoding MarR family winged helix-turn-helix transcriptional regulator, whose product MHAKIPEDSKGSFGLWISIINRSAQSYFYHKLEPFGLGTGQQAYLLALLPGEEIVQDQLAQRLQIDRANVTRALGSLIKSGYVQRRISPEDRRARLVSLTEKGTEVRREVEGIASQWIETLQKAVSADEWNQSEQTLRKIALSLHE is encoded by the coding sequence ATGCATGCAAAAATACCGGAAGACAGCAAAGGAAGCTTCGGATTGTGGATTTCCATTATCAACCGAAGTGCCCAAAGTTATTTTTACCATAAACTCGAGCCCTTCGGACTGGGTACCGGCCAGCAGGCATATCTGCTGGCCCTGCTGCCCGGCGAAGAGATTGTCCAGGATCAGCTGGCCCAGCGTCTCCAGATAGACCGGGCAAATGTGACACGGGCCTTGGGGTCGCTGATCAAATCCGGATATGTACAACGGCGAATATCACCGGAAGACCGCCGGGCACGCCTGGTATCCCTTACCGAAAAGGGTACTGAGGTGCGCCGGGAAGTGGAGGGCATTGCGTCCCAATGGATCGAAACATTGCAAAAGGCAGTATCTGCCGATGAATGGAACCAGAGCGAACAGACCCTTCGGAAAATTGCCCTGAGCCTTCATGAGTAA